A genomic window from Nitrospirota bacterium includes:
- a CDS encoding sigma-54-dependent Fis family transcriptional regulator — MHRLPEVLIIDDEPLMRISISDALKAEGCNVSSAATGSEGLKAVKEAVYDIVITDLRLPQVDGVQILKMCRQVSQHTKVLMITAYGSVDSAVEAMKTGAYDYITKPFSMDELILTVKRLIELRDLEDENIYLKEKIEQKYHFSGIIGKSDKMQDVFEKIRIIAPTDTTVLISGESGTGKELVANAIHYNSPRKSEAFIKVSCAALPETLLEAELFGHERGAFTGALKQKKGRFELAHKGTLFLDEIGEINQTVQVKLLRVLQEREFERLGGTNTINVDVRIIGATQRDLKKEVQKGNFREDLYYRLNVVPVQLPPLRDRKEDILLLTDHFLKMHARHMNKPLKGISVDAKEFILKYDFPGNIRELENAVRRAVTLSRDKEIQPWDLPEDMCTICGEGDRIGGKLGYSETLPTAISLFEKQYILRVLEETKGNKTLAAKVLGISRKTLWEKSRLYGMLKKEDEDIDDDNRA, encoded by the coding sequence ATGCACAGGTTACCGGAAGTATTAATTATAGATGATGAGCCGCTCATGCGGATATCCATCAGCGATGCATTAAAGGCTGAAGGATGTAATGTTTCAAGCGCTGCAACCGGAAGTGAAGGATTGAAGGCTGTTAAAGAGGCTGTCTATGATATTGTGATAACAGACCTGCGGCTGCCTCAGGTGGATGGGGTTCAGATATTAAAAATGTGCAGGCAGGTGTCACAGCACACGAAGGTGCTCATGATCACTGCATACGGCTCAGTGGATAGTGCAGTCGAGGCCATGAAGACAGGAGCTTATGATTATATAACAAAGCCGTTCTCGATGGATGAACTTATTCTGACAGTGAAAAGACTGATTGAGTTGAGAGACCTTGAAGATGAAAATATCTACCTCAAGGAGAAGATTGAGCAGAAATATCACTTCAGCGGAATCATCGGCAAGAGCGATAAGATGCAGGATGTCTTCGAAAAGATCAGGATAATTGCGCCTACAGACACGACTGTACTCATCTCAGGGGAGAGCGGCACAGGCAAGGAACTTGTCGCAAATGCCATACATTATAACAGCCCTCGGAAGAGCGAGGCGTTTATTAAAGTAAGCTGCGCTGCTCTGCCTGAGACACTTCTTGAGGCAGAGTTGTTTGGTCACGAGCGGGGCGCATTTACAGGGGCATTGAAGCAGAAAAAGGGGAGGTTTGAGCTTGCCCATAAAGGTACCCTTTTTCTTGATGAAATAGGCGAAATAAACCAGACTGTACAGGTAAAGCTTCTCAGGGTGCTTCAGGAGCGTGAATTTGAAAGACTTGGTGGTACAAACACTATCAACGTAGACGTGAGGATTATAGGCGCTACGCAGAGGGATTTGAAGAAGGAAGTCCAAAAGGGAAACTTCCGCGAAGATCTCTATTACCGGTTGAACGTAGTCCCTGTTCAGCTGCCGCCATTGAGAGACCGCAAGGAGGACATCCTGCTGCTAACAGACCATTTCCTGAAAATGCATGCCAGGCATATGAATAAACCTCTCAAGGGGATATCAGTGGACGCAAAGGAATTTATTCTAAAATATGACTTTCCCGGCAATATTCGGGAACTTGAGAATGCTGTAAGGAGGGCGGTTACCTTATCAAGGGACAAAGAGATTCAGCCATGGGACCTGCCTGAAGATATGTGCACTATCTGCGGAGAAGGGGATAGGATAGGCGGGAAACTTGGATACTCAGAAACCCTTCCAACTGCGATATCACTATTTGAGAAACAGTATATATTGAGGGTGCTTGAAGAGACTAAAGGTAATAAAACCCTTGCCGCCAAAGTGCTTGGTATTTCAAGAAAAACACTCTGGGAAAAATCAAGGTTGTATGGAATGTTAAAAAAGGAAGATGAAGATATTGACGATGATAATCGTGCATAA
- a CDS encoding PAS domain S-box protein, with the protein MIMQFPGVKSGIRKRIIRSMLIISIMPLVAGLYLTYLDVSGALRDSIGKSFQEEANEIAHKIEMVINAETVEVQRLTVSADVRQAIRNRTSGSRELERYISAFRSYDEKEVHSLVIVDSNAKYVAGINAGSGDNFRSERWYSVAYNEGAGKVYVGDVNLDKKTGKYLMNIAAPVMDSGRAIGVVAISYTVDSLFEIITNVRIGNTGHANLVDSTGTIIMCPIFPLKSHHISSDLVRLVSSVKPGWGVAKDDAHGGRDSIVGFAPVLSSMNPESGWLDGNKWYVFLRQSPGEMYAPIYSLLARVTIFACVLIIFLALTAVYAAGDIVKPINELYRGVELIGQGKLDHRLYVKTDDEIEKLADEFNKMAEELKKTYTTLEERNKELETSEERYKDLVENSPEMIHSANADRYFVGVNKTELNTLGYSIEEMRNKRLEDIVPDEYRERVRKHVERVIKEGKSRMEIQFINSDGKKIDVEISATALYHPITGQFVKTRAFVRDITDRKRLERHLREYHEILEQRVSDRTKELSETKDYLENLLEGANDVIFTLNPSGIITYVNKKVEEWGYKKEDLVGSQFLGVLSKKHKGERLRRTLAEGIRQTYEVEIVDKSGNMKNAVLSISPLRTGDENMAGVLVIANDITERNRLEQRVAQAEKMSAIGQLAAGIAHEINNPIGGIMNCLYNIRNKRLPKEREDVYLKSMEDGIQRVQRTVEQLLDFSQQHEPRLLAVDINILVEDVLSLMSYAVTKTGIHLRKELDSNLPKVMLDQHKIGQVVMNMLLNALQAVKEEGEIHVKTYSDNGWCCIAVSDNGGGIPPHIMPRIFDPFFTTKDVGKGTGLGLAVSLGIVEKHSGKIDVRSEEGIGATFTIKLPIKMEF; encoded by the coding sequence ATGATAATGCAATTCCCTGGCGTAAAAAGCGGCATCAGGAAAAGGATTATCAGGTCCATGCTCATTATCAGTATTATGCCGCTTGTTGCCGGGCTTTATCTCACATATCTTGATGTAAGCGGCGCCCTCCGGGATTCCATAGGAAAATCTTTTCAGGAGGAGGCTAATGAGATTGCTCATAAGATAGAGATGGTAATTAATGCCGAGACGGTTGAGGTCCAGAGACTGACTGTGTCTGCAGATGTCAGACAGGCAATCAGGAACAGGACTTCTGGCAGCAGGGAATTGGAGCGCTATATAAGTGCATTCAGGAGTTATGATGAAAAGGAGGTTCACAGCCTTGTCATTGTTGACAGCAATGCAAAATATGTTGCCGGCATAAATGCGGGTTCCGGAGATAATTTCAGAAGTGAGCGGTGGTACAGCGTTGCATATAACGAGGGGGCGGGAAAAGTATATGTTGGAGACGTAAATCTGGATAAAAAGACCGGCAAGTATCTGATGAACATAGCGGCACCAGTCATGGATAGCGGCAGGGCAATTGGTGTTGTTGCAATAAGTTATACTGTGGACAGCCTTTTTGAGATCATAACCAACGTAAGGATTGGCAACACGGGTCACGCAAATCTTGTAGATTCAACTGGTACGATTATCATGTGTCCCATATTCCCTCTTAAAAGTCATCATATCAGCAGTGACCTGGTAAGGCTCGTATCAAGCGTCAAACCAGGCTGGGGAGTCGCAAAAGATGATGCACACGGCGGAAGGGACTCTATAGTTGGTTTCGCACCTGTACTTTCATCCATGAATCCTGAGTCGGGATGGCTTGACGGCAACAAGTGGTATGTCTTTTTACGGCAGAGTCCCGGAGAGATGTACGCCCCTATTTACTCACTTCTTGCAAGAGTTACCATATTTGCCTGTGTCCTGATTATTTTCCTGGCGCTGACTGCAGTTTATGCGGCTGGAGATATAGTGAAACCCATTAATGAGCTGTACAGAGGAGTGGAACTTATCGGACAGGGCAAACTTGACCACCGTCTGTATGTCAAGACAGATGATGAGATAGAAAAGCTTGCAGATGAGTTTAATAAAATGGCAGAGGAGCTGAAAAAGACATACACGACCCTTGAGGAGAGGAACAAAGAGCTCGAAACATCAGAGGAGAGATACAAGGACCTTGTTGAGAATTCCCCGGAAATGATCCACTCTGCCAATGCAGATAGATATTTTGTCGGGGTAAACAAGACAGAGCTTAACACCCTCGGATATTCAATTGAAGAGATGCGCAACAAGAGGCTTGAAGATATAGTCCCGGACGAATACAGGGAAAGAGTACGAAAGCATGTGGAAAGGGTCATTAAAGAGGGTAAAAGCAGGATGGAGATACAGTTTATCAACAGCGACGGCAAGAAGATTGACGTCGAGATATCGGCTACTGCCCTGTACCATCCGATCACAGGACAGTTTGTAAAGACGAGGGCATTTGTCCGCGATATTACTGACAGAAAGAGGCTGGAGAGACATCTGAGAGAGTACCATGAAATACTCGAACAGAGGGTATCAGACAGAACAAAGGAATTAAGTGAGACCAAGGATTATCTTGAAAACCTGCTGGAAGGGGCTAATGATGTTATCTTTACCCTTAATCCGTCAGGCATTATTACGTATGTCAACAAGAAGGTTGAGGAATGGGGTTATAAGAAGGAAGACCTCGTGGGGAGTCAGTTCCTCGGAGTATTATCGAAAAAGCACAAGGGTGAGAGATTAAGGAGGACTCTTGCAGAAGGAATACGTCAGACATACGAGGTCGAGATAGTAGACAAGTCCGGAAACATGAAAAATGCAGTTCTGAGCATTTCTCCGCTCAGGACTGGTGACGAGAACATGGCCGGTGTACTTGTTATAGCAAATGACATCACAGAGAGGAACAGGCTTGAACAGAGGGTGGCTCAGGCAGAGAAGATGTCGGCTATAGGGCAATTGGCCGCCGGCATTGCACACGAAATAAATAATCCGATTGGCGGCATAATGAATTGTCTTTATAATATCCGGAATAAGCGGCTGCCCAAGGAGAGGGAAGATGTGTATCTTAAATCCATGGAAGACGGGATACAGAGGGTACAGAGGACTGTGGAACAGTTACTCGATTTTTCTCAGCAGCATGAGCCAAGGCTTTTGGCAGTGGATATCAATATCCTTGTTGAGGACGTACTATCGCTTATGAGTTATGCGGTTACCAAGACTGGCATCCATCTCAGGAAGGAACTTGATTCAAACCTTCCGAAGGTGATGCTCGACCAGCATAAGATAGGTCAGGTAGTTATGAATATGTTGTTAAATGCCTTACAGGCGGTTAAGGAAGAAGGGGAAATACATGTGAAGACCTATTCCGATAATGGCTGGTGCTGTATTGCAGTTTCAGATAACGGAGGCGGGATACCACCGCATATTATGCCAAGGATTTTTGATCCTTTTTTTACAACGAAGGATGTTGGGAAAGGGACAGGACTGGGGCTTGCGGTAAGTCTTGGCATTGTTGAAAAACACTCTGGAAAGATTGATGTAAGGAGTGAAGAGGGAATAGGAGCTACATTTACAATTAAGTTACCTATTAAAATGGAGTTTTAA
- the radC gene encoding DNA repair protein RadC: MSRIKINLWPEDERPRERLLRTGPEHLSPAQLLAIVLHTGSEGKSAVELAMEVLQRYSDLSSIAGATVHELCTIKGIGPAKAAQIKAAIEIGKRISSYPLSRKVRILSSRDVYNVYRHYIPIYQGIKKEIFRLLMLDGKNRIFADYLVSEGCLTSSIVHPREVYIQAIRNSAASVIFLHNHPSGDPSPSPEDVDITKRLVAAGELIGIKVLDHIIMGEKEYVSFADKGLL, translated from the coding sequence ATGTCAAGGATTAAGATAAACCTGTGGCCTGAGGATGAGAGGCCAAGGGAGCGGTTACTGAGGACCGGACCAGAGCATCTGTCACCGGCTCAACTGCTTGCAATTGTGCTTCATACAGGAAGTGAAGGAAAGAGCGCCGTGGAACTTGCCATGGAGGTGCTGCAGCGATACAGCGACTTAAGTTCGATAGCCGGGGCAACCGTGCACGAGCTGTGTACTATCAAGGGAATTGGCCCTGCAAAGGCCGCTCAGATAAAGGCGGCCATAGAAATAGGCAAGAGGATCTCTTCATACCCGCTAAGCAGGAAGGTCCGCATTCTGTCGAGCCGGGATGTGTATAACGTCTATCGTCATTACATCCCGATTTATCAGGGGATTAAGAAGGAGATCTTCAGGCTCCTTATGCTTGACGGCAAGAACAGGATATTTGCCGACTACCTGGTGTCAGAGGGATGTCTTACATCAAGCATTGTCCACCCGAGAGAGGTCTATATCCAGGCTATAAGGAATTCCGCTGCGTCGGTTATATTTCTTCATAATCACCCGAGCGGGGACCCCTCCCCCAGTCCTGAAGATGTTGACATTACAAAAAGGCTGGTAGCTGCCGGTGAGCTTATCGGGATAAAAGTCCTTGATCACATAATAATGGGCGAAAAAGAGTATGTTAGTTTTGCAGACAAGGGACTTTTATAA